The following are encoded together in the Vigna unguiculata cultivar IT97K-499-35 chromosome 2, ASM411807v1, whole genome shotgun sequence genome:
- the LOC114174436 gene encoding uncharacterized protein LOC114174436, with translation MTANRRRRSGGVDDIAEAIHWMVDAMQPPVAAQPRTVVAPVRVPTVEDFLRHQPAEFIGKASPDEADAWLRKCEKIFKVMNCEDEQKLLFAAYLLNGDAEYWWAGMQQQMENSEEPVTWANFRARFLEKYFPDTARQDKEAEFLALQQGDMTMQEYVNRFEHLARLELKRVVTLLRERRFPILVEQAKSAESLEKGPGPIVSRHHKNVVEARQMKKSYNRPQTSQGPVATSVADPT, from the exons ATGACTGCTAACAGAAGGAGAAGGAGTGGTGGTGTTGATGACATCGCGGAGGCGATTCACTggatggtggatgcgatgcagcCACCTGTAGCGGCACAACCTAGGACGGTGGTCGCACCAGTTAGGGTGCCAACTGTGGAGGATTTTCTACGCCACCAGCCAGCTGAGTTCATTGGCAAGGCTTCCCCCGATGAAGCGGATGCATGGCTCCGCAAGTGTGAGAAAATCTTCAAAGTGATGAACTGCGAAGATGAACAGAAATTGTTGTTCGCTGCGTACCTGCTGAATGGGGATGCTGAATACTGGTGGGCAGGCATGCAACAACAGATGGAGAATAGTGAAGAGCCAGTGACTTGGGCCAACTTTAGAGCTCGTTTCCTGGAGAAGTACTTTCCAGATACGGCGAGACAGGACAAAGAGGCTGAATTCCTAGCATTGCAGCAGGGAGACATGACAATGCAGGAGTATGTGAATAGATTCGAGCACTTGGCGAG ACTTGAGCTGAAGAGGGTGGTAACCCTTCTGAGAGAGAGGAGATTTCCCATCTTGGTGGAGCAGGCCAAGAGTGCTGAGAGTCTTGAGAAGGGCCCTGGTCCTATTGTGAGCCGACATCATAAGAATGTTGTGGAGGCTAGGCAGATGAAAAAGTCATACAATCGACCACAGACATCTCAGGGTCCAGTTGCTACCAGTGTGGCGGACCCCACCTGA